CATTGACCACACAATAGCCCGCAACATGATCCAGCGCGCGATCTTGCGCAATATAGCTGCCGCCCTTGCCGATAATGACCGCCAGTTCCACCTCCCAATCGGTATGGGTGGACCCGCGCGGGATCTGGATATCATCATCAGGGCCAATAACGGCAGAGGTCCATTTGTTGAAGATCACAGGCTCTGGCGGGATGGCGGCACCGGTTTCGGCGGCGTGATCGGCGTAGTTCAACCCGATGCAGATGAATTTCCCGATATGCCCCACGCATGAACCAAGGCGCAGGTCCTGTTGCGGCGTGCCCTCGACAACAGGCAGGGTGTCAACATCCAGCCCCGCAAGCCGCTTCATCGTCTCGGGCAGCAGTGTCTGGCCCGCAATGTCATCAACATGGGCCGAAAGATCGCGCACGCGCCCCTGTGCATCCAGCAAACCCGGTTTTTCCTGCCCCGCAGGGCCGTAACGTAGCAATTTCATACTTCATCCTGTCTTGTCGC
Above is a window of Roseinatronobacter sp. S2 DNA encoding:
- a CDS encoding fumarylacetoacetate hydrolase family protein, yielding MKLLRYGPAGQEKPGLLDAQGRVRDLSAHVDDIAGQTLLPETMKRLAGLDVDTLPVVEGTPQQDLRLGSCVGHIGKFICIGLNYADHAAETGAAIPPEPVIFNKWTSAVIGPDDDIQIPRGSTHTDWEVELAVIIGKGGSYIAQDRALDHVAGYCVVNDVSEREFQLHRAGTWDKGKGCDTFGPTGPWLVTPDEVDDIDNLHMWLEVDGKRYQDGSSATMVYKIPHLVAYCSQFMSLQPGDVISTGTPPGVGMGQKPPVYLKGGEVLRVGIEGLGVQTQNVRAAVA